One genomic region from Vanacampus margaritifer isolate UIUO_Vmar chromosome 2, RoL_Vmar_1.0, whole genome shotgun sequence encodes:
- the caskin2 gene encoding caskin-2 isoform X3, giving the protein MGKEQDLLQAVKSGDLPSTHKLLAKLKSSRSKLLGSTKRLNVNYQDTDGFSALHHAALTGTAELLAALLEAQAAVDVKDSNGMRPLHYAAWQGKSESVLMLLRSGASVNGVSLDGHIPLHLAAQYGHYQVSEMLLQHQSNPCLVNKAKKTPLDLACEFGRVKVAQLLLSSNMVVALLEGERKEPSDSAFTTPLHLAARNGHKDIIGLLLKAGIDINATTKSGTALHEAALYGKTEVVRLLLDAGVDVNIRNTYNQTALDIVNQFTTSHASRDIKQLLRDATGVLQVRALKDLWNLHDPTALNIRAGDVITVLEQHADGRWKGHIHDSQRGTDRVGFFPPSIVEVISRRIGGTLSRHASLPARRRSRAALSAGLNSVPHVDDSYSLCIPPAPTAGDRSSVGSSESVGSTRSAGSGQSTESNNNTLNNNNTLSNAHNGIAATGHHDNKVAPPAANCGASPSKQPHAGAVASRRPTVTVQQAAEQTFTHQQFLRPQHLLDGKDAEAIFDWLSDFQLEQYAGNFISAGYDVPTISRMTPEDLTAIGVTKPGHRKKISMEINKLNMPEWLPEYIPSELGEWLGAIGLPQYLKRLSENGYDSIGIVKDLTWEDLQEIGITKLGHQKKLMLAVKKLCDIHRAIAQAESGQGTLRRKAPGALHVVAIEPPDTGGEGSSPRTPKTMMTFQDSELSAELQSAMSGNYTDCEDVRNAAGSSHGRDRGSGRCQEPPTASISPHGRSQESLDGSPARDRNVPEGRDQRPVHKLVPLGTATVFKYPAVPAKPKVSRSHGSSPHGSPALKGFSYLNSHCGTTGVSGGLQEHHRTLAPPKKRTHSLNRYALSDGEPDEDDDEPALPSGNVPSYATLSRKHCRAQAARVQAGPEKSVSVGRSQSFAVRARKKGPPPPPPKRLSSVSSTTSGELSDSSTASSSGGSLVTDSRTMSLGSVMTDGGTVSSSSSGGSGVVTDSPGSVRSIAASLEGSAETQKPPDPKCDSDLQPLPAGESKETLGVRRRVQSVHEPEVGGKSDTEESDAKGSRSSHNSSSECIPFAEEGNLTIKQRPKAGAAGTPRAEAVTEPPDKVATAKNPEVPEFNLKESDTVKRRHKPKDKDEGSPCRDQIQIEVEADGKEGNPEEACLRMDTEAPIKPPLSPKPPLVAPKPVRHSLLAAQGGHGSPAVNVSVVQSLAFGTAMSPWSPSRGPSPPPAPPFCPAPPSPSATRIQALGGPGGSEVVQQKLDETSTSLAAALKAVERKLILDRDQGDGRANTVKSAGNILDDIGNMFDDLADQLDAMLD; this is encoded by the exons AACTTTTAGGATCCACAAAGAGACTCAACGTCAACTACCAGGACACAGACGG CTTCTCAGCGCTGCACCACGCCGCCCTCACGGGCACCGCTGAGCTGCTGGCGGCGCTGCTGGAGGCGCAGGCCGCTGTGGATGTCAAAGACAGCAATG GAATGCGTCCCCTGCATTACGCGGCGTGGCAAGGAAAGTCTGAGTCGGTCCTGATGCTGCTGCGCTCAGGAGCGTCCGTCAATGGTGTCTCGCTGGACGGGCACATTCCTCTGCACCTGGCTGCGCAGTATGGACATTACCAAGTG TCGGAGATGCTCCTCCAGCACCAGTCCAACCCGTGTCTCGTCAACAAGGCCAAGAAGACGCCGCTCGACCTAGCCTGCGAGTTTGGACGCGTCAAG gtggCCCAGCTGCTTTTGAGTAGCAACATGGTGGTGGCGCTGTTGGAGGGAGAGCGGAAGGAACCCAGCGACTCGGCTTTCACCACACCGCTGCACCTCGCCGCTCGTAACGGTCACAAAGACATCATTGG ccTGCTGCTGAAGGCCGGCATCGACATCAATGCCACCACCAAGTCAGGCACCGCCCTGCACGAGGCCGCCCTCTATGGGAAGACCGAGGTGGTGCGGCTGCTCCTGGAC GCCGGTGTCGACGTGAACATCCGGAACACTTACAACCAGACGGCACTCGACATCGTCAACCAGTTCACAACCTCACACGCCAGTCGGGACATTAAGCAATTGCTCAgag ATGCAACGGGGGTCCTGCAGGTGCGAGCGCTGAAGGACTTGTGGAACCTTCACGATCCCACCGCCCTCAACATCCGAGCCGGAGATGTGATCACG GTCCTGGAGCAGCACGCAGACGGCCGCTGGAAAGGTCACATCCACGACAGTCAGCGGGGGACGGACCGCGTAGGCTTCTTCCCGCCCTCCATCGTCGAGGTCATCAGCCGGCGCATCG GGGGCACCCTCTCCCGGCACGCCTCCCTTCCTGCTCGGCGCCGGTCCAGAGCTGCCCTGTCCGCCGGCCTCAACTCAGTCCCTCACGTTGACGACTCCTACTCCCTGTGCATCCCCCCTGCCCCAACCGCAG GAGACCGGAGCAGCGTGGGGAGCAGCGAGAGCGTGGGCAGCACGCGCAGCGCTGGCAGCGGCCAGAGCAccgaaagcaacaacaacacgctaaacaacaacaacacgctAAGCAACGCTCACAACGGGATAGCCGccactggtcaccatgacaacaaG GTGGCGCCCCCTGCTGCTAATTGTGGAGCCTCGCCAAGCAAGCAGCCTCACGCAG GTGCTGTCGCCTCCCGCAGGCCGACTGTGACGGTGCAGCAAGCAGCGGAGCAGACCTTCACACATCAGCAGTTTTTACGTCCTCAGCACCTGCTAGATGGCAAG GACGCTGAGGCCATCTTCGATTGGCTGAGTGACTTCCAATTGGAGCAGTACGCGGGGAACTTCATCAGTGCTGGTTACGATGTCCCAACCATCAGCAGGATGACGCCTGAG GATCTGACAGCCATCGGTGTGACCAAACCGGGACACCGCAAGAAAATCTCCATGGAGATCAACAAGCTGAACATGCCAGAGTGGCTTCCTGAGTACATCCCG TCGGAGCTCGGCGAGTGGCTCGGCGCCATTGGCCTCCCGCAGTATCTGAAAAGACTCTCGGAAAACGGCTACGACAGCATCGGCATCGTCAAAGACCTGACGTGGGAAGACCTGCAAGAGATCGGTATCACGAAACTAG GCCACCAAAAGAAGTTGATGTTGGCAGTGAAGAAGCTGTGCGACATCCACCGGGCCATCGCTCAGGCAGAATCCGGCCAGGGAACGTTGCGGCGCAAAGCTCCCGGAGCGCTGCACGTGGTCGCCATCGAGCCACCAGATACCGGGGGGGAGGGCTCGTCCCCCCGCACACCAAAAACCATGATGACCTTTCAGGACAGTGAGCTGAGCGCGGAGCTGCAGTCGGCCATGTCCGGCAACTACACCGACTGCGAAGATGTCAGGAACGCAGCGGGTTCGTCCCATGGCAGAGACCGAGGGTCCGGACGCTGCCAGGAGCCCCCCACCGCCTCCATCAGCCCCCACGGTCGCTCCCAGGAGAGCCTAGACGGCAGCCCCGCAAGGGACAGGAACGTCCCCGAGGGCCGGGACCAGAGGCCCGTCCACAAGTTGGTTCCTCTGGGAACAGCCACCGTATTCAAGTATCCCGCTGTCCCCGCCAAACCCAAAGTGTCCCGCTCTCACGGCTCGTCTCCTCACGGCTCGCCGGCATTGAAGGGTTTCAGCTATCTTAACTCTCACTGCGGAACCACGGGTGTGTCGGGTGGACTCCAGGAGCACCACCGGACTCTAGCGCCTCCCAAGAAACGAACCCACAGTCTGAACCGCTACGCGCTATCAGACGGGGAACCcgacgaggacgacgacgaGCCGGCGCTTCCCTCTGGAAACGTGCCTTCGTACGCCACCCTGAGCCGCAAACACTGCCGCGCTCAGGCAGCGCGGGTGCAGGCCGGTCCGGAGAAGAGCGTCAGCGTAGGCCGCAGTCAGTCTTTTGCCGTGCGGGCACGGAAAAAAGGACCCCCACCTCCACCTCCCAAGAGACTGAGCTCAGTGAGCAGCACCACCAGCGGTGAGCTGAGCGATAGCAGCACCGCCTCGTCCTCAGGCGGCAGCCTGGTAACAGACAGTCGAACCATGTCATTGGGCAGCGTTATGACTGACGGCGGTACCGTGTCATCGTCTTCATCAGGCGGGAGTGGTGTAGTGACTGACAGCCCAGGAAGCGTCAGGAGCATCGCAGCCTCCTTGGAAGGAAGCGCAGAGACCCAAAAACCTCCAGATCCCAAATGTGACTCCGATTTGCAGCCACTGCCTGCCGGCGAATCCAAAGAGACCCTAGGGGTGAGGAGAAGGGTGCAGAGCGTGCACGAGCCAGAAGTAGGCGGCAAGTCCGACACAGAGGAATCTGACGCCAAAGGCTCCAGGTCATCTCACAACAGTTCCAGTGAGTGCATTCCCTTCGCCGAGGAGGGAAACCTGACCATCAAGCAGAGGCCCAAAGCCGGGGCTGCGGGAACCCCCAGGGCCGAGGCCGTGACGGAGCCTCCCGACAAAGTCGCCACTGCCAAGAACCCCGAGGTCCCGGAGTTCAACCTGAAGGAATCTGATACGGTCAAGCGGCGACACAAACCCAAAGACAAGGACGAAGGATCCCCCTGCAGAGACCAGATCCAAATTGAGGTTGAGGCCGACGGCAAGGAGGGGAACCCGGAGGAAGCCTGTTTGAGGATGGACACGGAGGCCCCTATCAAACCTCCCTTGTCCCCGAAACCTCCACTCGTGGCCCCCAAACCCGTACGACACAGCCTGCTGGCGGCACAAG GTGGACACGGGTCTCCGGCAGTGAATGTCAGCGTGGTCCAAAGTCTGGCCTTTGGCACCGCAATGTCCCCATGGTCTCCGTCCCGCGggccctccccgccgccggcgCCCCCTTTTTGTCCCGCCCCACCGTCCCCGTCGGCCACCAGAATCCAGGCTTTGGGTGGTCCAGGCGGGAGTGAGGTGGTCCAGCAGAAACTGGATGAGACTAGCACCTCTCTGGCGGCCGCCCTCAAGGCTGTGGAGAGGAAGCTGATCCTGGACCGGGACCAGGGTGACGG CAGAGCTAACACGGTCAAGTCGGCAGGAAACATCCTGGATGACATCGGCAACATGTTTGACGACCTGGCCGACCAGCTGGACGCCATGTTGGACTGA
- the caskin2 gene encoding caskin-2 isoform X2, with amino-acid sequence MGKEQDLLQAVKSGDLPSTHKLLAKLKSSRSKLLGSTKRLNVNYQDTDGFSALHHAALTGTAELLAALLEAQAAVDVKDSNGMRPLHYAAWQGKSESVLMLLRSGASVNGVSLDGHIPLHLAAQYGHYQVSEMLLQHQSNPCLVNKAKKTPLDLACEFGRVKVAQLLLSSNMVVALLEGERKEPSDSAFTTPLHLAARNGHKDIIGLLLKAGIDINATTKSGTALHEAALYGKTEVVRLLLDAGVDVNIRNTYNQTALDIVNQFTTSHASRDIKQLLRDATGVLQVRALKDLWNLHDPTALNIRAGDVITVLEQHADGRWKGHIHDSQRGTDRVGFFPPSIVEVISRRIGGTLSRHASLPARRRSRAALSAGLNSVPHVDDSYSLCIPPAPTAGASPSPPSPSRRPFLDVWVLRDSCHGDRSSVGSSESVGSTRSAGSGQSTESNNNTLNNNNTLSNAHNGIAATGHHDNKVAPPAANCGASPSKQPHAGAVASRRPTVTVQQAAEQTFTHQQFLRPQHLLDGKDAEAIFDWLSDFQLEQYAGNFISAGYDVPTISRMTPEDLTAIGVTKPGHRKKISMEINKLNMPEWLPEYIPSELGEWLGAIGLPQYLKRLSENGYDSIGIVKDLTWEDLQEIGITKLGHQKKLMLAVKKLCDIHRAIAQAESGQGTLRRKAPGALHVVAIEPPDTGGEGSSPRTPKTMMTFQDSELSAELQSAMSGNYTDCEDVRNAAGSSHGRDRGSGRCQEPPTASISPHGRSQESLDGSPARDRNVPEGRDQRPVHKLVPLGTATVFKYPAVPAKPKVSRSHGSSPHGSPALKGFSYLNSHCGTTGVSGGLQEHHRTLAPPKKRTHSLNRYALSDGEPDEDDDEPALPSGNVPSYATLSRKHCRAQAARVQAGPEKSVSVGRSQSFAVRARKKGPPPPPPKRLSSVSSTTSGELSDSSTASSSGGSLVTDSRTMSLGSVMTDGGTVSSSSSGGSGVVTDSPGSVRSIAASLEGSAETQKPPDPKCDSDLQPLPAGESKETLGVRRRVQSVHEPEVGGKSDTEESDAKGSRSSHNSSSECIPFAEEGNLTIKQRPKAGAAGTPRAEAVTEPPDKVATAKNPEVPEFNLKESDTVKRRHKPKDKDEGSPCRDQIQIEVEADGKEGNPEEACLRMDTEAPIKPPLSPKPPLVAPKPVRHSLLAAQGGHGSPAVNVSVVQSLAFGTAMSPWSPSRGPSPPPAPPFCPAPPSPSATRIQALGGPGGSEVVQQKLDETSTSLAAALKAVERKLILDRDQGDGANTVKSAGNILDDIGNMFDDLADQLDAMLD; translated from the exons AACTTTTAGGATCCACAAAGAGACTCAACGTCAACTACCAGGACACAGACGG CTTCTCAGCGCTGCACCACGCCGCCCTCACGGGCACCGCTGAGCTGCTGGCGGCGCTGCTGGAGGCGCAGGCCGCTGTGGATGTCAAAGACAGCAATG GAATGCGTCCCCTGCATTACGCGGCGTGGCAAGGAAAGTCTGAGTCGGTCCTGATGCTGCTGCGCTCAGGAGCGTCCGTCAATGGTGTCTCGCTGGACGGGCACATTCCTCTGCACCTGGCTGCGCAGTATGGACATTACCAAGTG TCGGAGATGCTCCTCCAGCACCAGTCCAACCCGTGTCTCGTCAACAAGGCCAAGAAGACGCCGCTCGACCTAGCCTGCGAGTTTGGACGCGTCAAG gtggCCCAGCTGCTTTTGAGTAGCAACATGGTGGTGGCGCTGTTGGAGGGAGAGCGGAAGGAACCCAGCGACTCGGCTTTCACCACACCGCTGCACCTCGCCGCTCGTAACGGTCACAAAGACATCATTGG ccTGCTGCTGAAGGCCGGCATCGACATCAATGCCACCACCAAGTCAGGCACCGCCCTGCACGAGGCCGCCCTCTATGGGAAGACCGAGGTGGTGCGGCTGCTCCTGGAC GCCGGTGTCGACGTGAACATCCGGAACACTTACAACCAGACGGCACTCGACATCGTCAACCAGTTCACAACCTCACACGCCAGTCGGGACATTAAGCAATTGCTCAgag ATGCAACGGGGGTCCTGCAGGTGCGAGCGCTGAAGGACTTGTGGAACCTTCACGATCCCACCGCCCTCAACATCCGAGCCGGAGATGTGATCACG GTCCTGGAGCAGCACGCAGACGGCCGCTGGAAAGGTCACATCCACGACAGTCAGCGGGGGACGGACCGCGTAGGCTTCTTCCCGCCCTCCATCGTCGAGGTCATCAGCCGGCGCATCG GGGGCACCCTCTCCCGGCACGCCTCCCTTCCTGCTCGGCGCCGGTCCAGAGCTGCCCTGTCCGCCGGCCTCAACTCAGTCCCTCACGTTGACGACTCCTACTCCCTGTGCATCCCCCCTGCCCCAACCGCAG GTGCGTCTCCGAGCCCCCCGTCTCCGTCCAGGCGTCCCTTCCTGGACGTCTGGGTGCTCAGGGACTCGTGTCACG GAGACCGGAGCAGCGTGGGGAGCAGCGAGAGCGTGGGCAGCACGCGCAGCGCTGGCAGCGGCCAGAGCAccgaaagcaacaacaacacgctaaacaacaacaacacgctAAGCAACGCTCACAACGGGATAGCCGccactggtcaccatgacaacaaG GTGGCGCCCCCTGCTGCTAATTGTGGAGCCTCGCCAAGCAAGCAGCCTCACGCAG GTGCTGTCGCCTCCCGCAGGCCGACTGTGACGGTGCAGCAAGCAGCGGAGCAGACCTTCACACATCAGCAGTTTTTACGTCCTCAGCACCTGCTAGATGGCAAG GACGCTGAGGCCATCTTCGATTGGCTGAGTGACTTCCAATTGGAGCAGTACGCGGGGAACTTCATCAGTGCTGGTTACGATGTCCCAACCATCAGCAGGATGACGCCTGAG GATCTGACAGCCATCGGTGTGACCAAACCGGGACACCGCAAGAAAATCTCCATGGAGATCAACAAGCTGAACATGCCAGAGTGGCTTCCTGAGTACATCCCG TCGGAGCTCGGCGAGTGGCTCGGCGCCATTGGCCTCCCGCAGTATCTGAAAAGACTCTCGGAAAACGGCTACGACAGCATCGGCATCGTCAAAGACCTGACGTGGGAAGACCTGCAAGAGATCGGTATCACGAAACTAG GCCACCAAAAGAAGTTGATGTTGGCAGTGAAGAAGCTGTGCGACATCCACCGGGCCATCGCTCAGGCAGAATCCGGCCAGGGAACGTTGCGGCGCAAAGCTCCCGGAGCGCTGCACGTGGTCGCCATCGAGCCACCAGATACCGGGGGGGAGGGCTCGTCCCCCCGCACACCAAAAACCATGATGACCTTTCAGGACAGTGAGCTGAGCGCGGAGCTGCAGTCGGCCATGTCCGGCAACTACACCGACTGCGAAGATGTCAGGAACGCAGCGGGTTCGTCCCATGGCAGAGACCGAGGGTCCGGACGCTGCCAGGAGCCCCCCACCGCCTCCATCAGCCCCCACGGTCGCTCCCAGGAGAGCCTAGACGGCAGCCCCGCAAGGGACAGGAACGTCCCCGAGGGCCGGGACCAGAGGCCCGTCCACAAGTTGGTTCCTCTGGGAACAGCCACCGTATTCAAGTATCCCGCTGTCCCCGCCAAACCCAAAGTGTCCCGCTCTCACGGCTCGTCTCCTCACGGCTCGCCGGCATTGAAGGGTTTCAGCTATCTTAACTCTCACTGCGGAACCACGGGTGTGTCGGGTGGACTCCAGGAGCACCACCGGACTCTAGCGCCTCCCAAGAAACGAACCCACAGTCTGAACCGCTACGCGCTATCAGACGGGGAACCcgacgaggacgacgacgaGCCGGCGCTTCCCTCTGGAAACGTGCCTTCGTACGCCACCCTGAGCCGCAAACACTGCCGCGCTCAGGCAGCGCGGGTGCAGGCCGGTCCGGAGAAGAGCGTCAGCGTAGGCCGCAGTCAGTCTTTTGCCGTGCGGGCACGGAAAAAAGGACCCCCACCTCCACCTCCCAAGAGACTGAGCTCAGTGAGCAGCACCACCAGCGGTGAGCTGAGCGATAGCAGCACCGCCTCGTCCTCAGGCGGCAGCCTGGTAACAGACAGTCGAACCATGTCATTGGGCAGCGTTATGACTGACGGCGGTACCGTGTCATCGTCTTCATCAGGCGGGAGTGGTGTAGTGACTGACAGCCCAGGAAGCGTCAGGAGCATCGCAGCCTCCTTGGAAGGAAGCGCAGAGACCCAAAAACCTCCAGATCCCAAATGTGACTCCGATTTGCAGCCACTGCCTGCCGGCGAATCCAAAGAGACCCTAGGGGTGAGGAGAAGGGTGCAGAGCGTGCACGAGCCAGAAGTAGGCGGCAAGTCCGACACAGAGGAATCTGACGCCAAAGGCTCCAGGTCATCTCACAACAGTTCCAGTGAGTGCATTCCCTTCGCCGAGGAGGGAAACCTGACCATCAAGCAGAGGCCCAAAGCCGGGGCTGCGGGAACCCCCAGGGCCGAGGCCGTGACGGAGCCTCCCGACAAAGTCGCCACTGCCAAGAACCCCGAGGTCCCGGAGTTCAACCTGAAGGAATCTGATACGGTCAAGCGGCGACACAAACCCAAAGACAAGGACGAAGGATCCCCCTGCAGAGACCAGATCCAAATTGAGGTTGAGGCCGACGGCAAGGAGGGGAACCCGGAGGAAGCCTGTTTGAGGATGGACACGGAGGCCCCTATCAAACCTCCCTTGTCCCCGAAACCTCCACTCGTGGCCCCCAAACCCGTACGACACAGCCTGCTGGCGGCACAAG GTGGACACGGGTCTCCGGCAGTGAATGTCAGCGTGGTCCAAAGTCTGGCCTTTGGCACCGCAATGTCCCCATGGTCTCCGTCCCGCGggccctccccgccgccggcgCCCCCTTTTTGTCCCGCCCCACCGTCCCCGTCGGCCACCAGAATCCAGGCTTTGGGTGGTCCAGGCGGGAGTGAGGTGGTCCAGCAGAAACTGGATGAGACTAGCACCTCTCTGGCGGCCGCCCTCAAGGCTGTGGAGAGGAAGCTGATCCTGGACCGGGACCAGGGTGACGG AGCTAACACGGTCAAGTCGGCAGGAAACATCCTGGATGACATCGGCAACATGTTTGACGACCTGGCCGACCAGCTGGACGCCATGTTGGACTGA